Below is a genomic region from Methylobacterium sp. FF17.
ACCCGTCTGGCCGTAGCCGGAGATGCGCACCATGATGAGCTTGGGGTTGAGGGCTGAGAGCACATCCCAGCCGAGGCCCAGCTTCTCGAGGCCGCCGGGCCGGAAGTTCTCGACCACCACGTCGGTACTTGCCGCGAGATCCTTGACGAGTGCGAGGCCGTCCGGGGACTTCAGGTTGACCGCGATCGACTTCTTGTTGCGCGATTGCAGGTACCACCAGAGCGAGGTGCCCTCGTGCATCTTACGCCATGTGCGCAAGGGGTCGCCGTCTTTCGGCGATTCGACCTTGATCACCTCGGCGCCGAACTCGGCCAGGATCTTGGTCGCGAACGGCGCGGCGATGAGTTGCCCGAGTTCGAGCACCCGGATTCCAGCGAGGGGGCCGGCGGCCGGAGCGGCGGCAGGGCTTTGCATCGGCGTTTCCTCTCTTGTTATGGGAGAGGAGATATTCTGCCGGATGCTCGAAGTCGAAACGCAATGCGCCATGGAGCGTTCTCCAGACGAGAACGCGAACCGGAACCATTCCGCTACGACGCCGCGTGAAGATGGTCCAGAAGGAGGGACGCGGCCGGGGACAGGGGCCCGGGCCGAACGACGAGGTTCAGCGTTCGCCGGGCCCAGGGATCCGTCAGCGGCACGGCCACGAGGTTCGTTTGCGGACCGAGCAGCGCGTGGACGTCCTGGGGGACGACGCCGAGACCCATGCCGACCTGCGCCATCCGGCAGATGGCATCGAAACTCGGCACGTGCATGCGCAGGCGCAGGGGGCGCCCGATCCGCCGGGCCTCGTCGCGGAGGGCCGCGTAGATCGAACTCTCCCGGTGCAGACCGACATGGTCGTGATCGAGGGTTTCCGCGAGGGCGATCGCCTCCCGTCCGGCCAGCGGATGACCGGCGGGCACGACCAGGACGAGCCGGTCGCCGCGATAGGGACGGGCCAGCAGCGAGCGGCTGTCCGTGCTGCCGGCGCAGATGCCGAGGTCGGCCACGCCCTCCTCGACACCGGCCACCACCCCGCCGCTCGGCCGCTCCTCCAGATCGATCCGGATGTTGACCTGGACGGCCAGGAAGGCCTGGAGATCCTCGGGCAGGAACTGCACGATCGCCGAGAGGTTGGCGAGCACGCGCACGAAACCGCGTACGCCCCGGGCGTGCTCCGCGAGTTCAAGGGTGATCTGCTCGGCGCTCGCCAGC
It encodes:
- a CDS encoding LysR family transcriptional regulator, with amino-acid sequence MSECATSAILNRLDLKSLRLFAAICEEGTLNGAARREAIAPSAVSKRLAELERALGCELLTRDPKGMRPTPAGETLLHHTRRMLASAEQITLELAEHARGVRGFVRVLANLSAIVQFLPEDLQAFLAVQVNIRIDLEERPSGGVVAGVEEGVADLGICAGSTDSRSLLARPYRGDRLVLVVPAGHPLAGREAIALAETLDHDHVGLHRESSIYAALRDEARRIGRPLRLRMHVPSFDAICRMAQVGMGLGVVPQDVHALLGPQTNLVAVPLTDPWARRTLNLVVRPGPLSPAASLLLDHLHAAS